The Macaca nemestrina isolate mMacNem1 chromosome 8, mMacNem.hap1, whole genome shotgun sequence genome contains the following window.
acaagcctggccaacatggtgaaactccatctctactaaatatacaaaattaattggatatggtggcgggcgcctctaatcctagctactcaggaggctgaggcaggggaatcacttgaacctgggaggcggaggttgcagtgagccgagatcatgccagtgcactccagtgcactccagcctgggcaaaaagagtgaaactccatctcaaaaaaaaaaaaaaaaaaagcaaaatatttgaatagacatttcaccaaagaagatagatgggaccagacacggtggctcacgcctgtaatcccagcactttgggaggctgaggcaggcagttcaggaggtcaagagatcaagaccatcctggccaacatggtgaaaccccgtctctactaaaaatacaaaaattagccgggtgtggtggcgggcgcctatagtcccagctacttgggaggctgaggcaggagaatcgcttgaacctgggaggcagaggttacagtgagccaagattgcgccactacactccagcctggtgacagagcgagactccgtctcaaaaaaaaaagatagatggaTAGCAGATGAGtccatgaaaaggtgctcaacatcactagtcatcggGAAGTACAAATTCACATCACAGCGAGGTACTACTACCACCTACTTGAacgtctttttaaaaatactgacagtaaaggccgggtgcggtggctcacacccataatcccagcactttgggaggccaaggcaggcagatcacaaggtcaggaaatcaagaccatcctggctaacgtggtgaaaccccgtctctactaaaaatacaaaaaaattagtcgggcgtggtggcgggcgcctgtagtcccggctactggggagcctgaggcaggagaagggcatgaacccgggggatggagcttgcagtgagccgagatcaaaattccgagaaagagagaaagagagagagagagaaagagagaaagaaaaagagagagaaagagaaagaaagagagagaaagaaactgacaGTATTAAATGCTGTCAGTATTTACAAGAATGAAGAGCAACTGGAaccttgtacattgctggtgagaatgtcaAATGGTACAGGGAAACTGTTTGTCAACTTCTTATATGGCTAATACTTGCCATAAATATACTCTTAACCACTCCTAGATACTTccctagaaaaatgaaaacttaaattCACACAGAaatctgcacatgaatgtttatagcaccTTTATATGCAATCTCCAAAAACTCACATTATTcacagaataaataaattgtggtgccTTTGAACAtttgaatactactcagcaattaaaaggaaCACATTATTGATccatgtaacaacatggatggatttCAAAGGCATTATGCTGAGTAGAAAAAGCCAGTCtaaaaaatcacatattttattatttatttatgtgactTTCTGAAAAAGGTAGTTTTTCAGAAATTGAAGTTTCTTATTCTGAGGTTTAAGAAACAGAAGGCCAGTCTAGGTGACTATAGATTTACAGAACATTAGCACTGGAGGGAACTGTGGTATTCGGAGCTaaccctttttgttgttgtttttggataTGATAACTCAGGCCCTAAATTTCCATCTTTTCCTCAATTGCTGAATTTTCTAGCTAGAGTTTTCCAGGTAACTAATTGaacttttgactttctttttctatttcttttctttttttttttttttttttgacagagtctcgctctgtcacccaggctggagtgcagtggcacaatcctggctcactgcaaactctgccacctgggtttaagagattctcctgcctcagcctcccaagtagctggaattacaggcgcccgccaccatgcctggctaatttttatatttttagtggagacaggatttgaccatattgtccaggctggtctcaaactcctgacctggtgatccacctgcttcggcctcccaaagtgctgggattacaggtatgagccaccatacctggttttGACTTCATTTTTTCTATCTAGctataactttttttgtttttttccaaaatcaGTGCTAAAGCATAAAGGTACAGATTCACTTTTTAATATTCATGTTTCAATAATAAGAATTCTCTTCCAGAATGTTTGGTATGACTTTGTTTTTTTAGGCAAATTACAAAAAGAAGGTGCTTTATCACGAGTATCTGACGAAAGCCTCAGTAAAGTTCAGGAAGCAGAGTCCCCAGTATTTAAAGAGCTACCAGGTGCCAAGGCTAATGATGACAGCACCATCCCGCTCACAGGAGCAGCAGGGGAGACGTCGGGGACCTCAGAAGGCACCTCTGCAGGCAGCCACCCTCGGGCTGCATACGGTAAGATGTGCCTGGAGAGCTTTGGTTCCGTGGCAGCACAGAGAAGTTCCCTGGGGAGGACCAGCTGGGCCTGGCTGTGGGCAATCTGGTTTTAATGCACAAAAGGATCCCTCGGTTTTATAATTTGAGAAAACCCAGaagctagggaggcctcaggaaaccatTCCAGTCAGCAGAGCAGGCTCACTCTTGTCCTGTGATTTCTTCCAAGAGCTGTTTATAGTCTCACCGGAGGCGCTGGGGCCATACACTGTATGTCTGTGCTGCACCCACTCAGCTACTTATGCAGATCTCCATGCCCCAGGAGTTACCAAATTGCTGAACATCGGTTAACCCAGCTTACTATGGAAGATGCAAAGAGAAAGCTAAATTTGTAACCAAGGAGGTGGTCCCACCATCAAATCACAGAAACCTTAGAAAATGCCCAGACTGgctgggtggtggctcacgcctgtaatcccaacactgggaggccgaggtgggtggatcacctgaggtcaggagttcaagaccagcctgaccaacattataaaactccatctctactaaaaatacaaaaagtagctgggcacggtggtgggcgcctgtaatccctgctactcaggaggctgaggcaggagaatcgcttgaacctgggaggcggaggttgcagtgagccgagattgcgccactgcactccagcctgggcaacagagtgagactccatctcaaaaaaaaaagaaaagaaaagaaaagaaaacatccagACCATTCTGTGTCCTTTAGACTCTCAATGTTTGTGGCAGTACCAGGGGAGCACAGCTTCACCAAAGCCAGCCCCGGTGGGTTCTGGCACCTGCCTGCCATAGGTGCAGTCTCAGATGTGGCCCAGAGAAGGCAAATTCATTTTGCCTGACTCATCTCAGATACTGCCTTTGACAGTCATGACTGACCTTTTAAGATGCacctaaaaaattagccgggatgatggtgcacacctgtaatcccagatgcttgggaggctgaggcgggagaatcacttgagtccaggagttggtgTGCAActatgattgcaccgctgcactccagcctgggtgacagagctgagaccctgtctctaaaaacaaaaccaaaacagaagTACCTGGAATATCAACCTTACATGAAGTGGGTTTTGTCTCAAGTATGAAGTTTTTCTAAGATGAGTTTCTTAACATTCTCCTTGTGTTGGTttctagaaacagaaaacaagtgcCAAGTGCCATAGTAATTTCTGGAAGACACTTTTTAGCAGAACTTAAGATGTTTTGAAAATACCACATTCTTAGTTTTACCCTTTTATTGTATGTTTCCacgtttattattattattattattattattattattattattatttttagtggtAACCATATTACATGTCCTTTATGGCCAACTTAGAAAAGAAAGTATATGTTAATAAGTCATCCCCAGCCTTCCGGAGATAAGTGCCATGAAATAGTAGGGAGTGTTTCCTTTGCTTATATTTGaaaggctggggctgggcacgttgtctcacacctgtaatcccagcactttgggaggccaaggcaagcgggcggatcacaaggttaggaacttgagaccattctggctaacatggtgaaaccccgtctctactaaaaatacaaaaaaaagttagctgggcatggtgtcgcgcttgtccccgctactcaggaggccgagggaggagaatcgcttgaaccctggaggcaaaggttgcagtgagccgagatggcgccattgtactccagcctgaggacagagcgaggctccgcctcaaaaaaaaaaaaaaaagactggaaaatgAGACCTTCTCTAACCCTTTTCAGGAAGGGCGCTGTCCATGACCCATGGCTCTGTGAAATCGCCCGTCTCCAACGGCACCTTCGGCTTCGACGGCCATACCCGGAGCGACGGTCATGTGTACCACACCGTGCACAAAGACTCGGGGCTCTACAAAGACCTGCTGCACAAAATCCACATCGACAGAGGCCCCGAGGAGAAGCCGGCCCAGGAAAGCAACTACAGGCTGCTGCGCCGTAACAACAGTTACACCTGCTACACCGCAGCCATCTGCGGGCTGCCAGTGCACGCCACCTTCCGAGCTGCGGACTCATCGGCCCCAGAGGACAGCGAGAAGCTGGTGGGCGACACCGTGTCCTACTCCAAGAAGAGACTGCGCTACGACAGCTACTCGAGCTACTGCAACGCGGTGGCAGAGGCGGAGATCGAGGCGGAGGAGGGTGGCGTGGAGATGAAACTGGCGTCAGAGCTGGCCGATCCTGACCAGCCACGAGAGGACCCTgcggaggaggagaaggaggagaaggacgCGCCCGAGGTGCATCTCCTGTTCCATTTCCTGCAAGTCCTCACCGCCTGTTTCGGGTCGTTTGCTCACGGCGGCAATGACGTGAGGTGggtgtgttcattcattcaacaacggTCCTTGAGGCTTCGCCAGGGGCCAGCGCTGTGCGGGTGCCGGGATCCAGCAGTGAACGGCACCGATGGAAGCCCCTGCCCGGGGTAGGGGTGCACAGGCGGTGGTGGAAAGATCCATAAGTAAGCATTGCGTGCAGGACAGCGAGAAGTGTTAACAGGAAAGTAAGGTAGGTAGACTCGGGGCAGGAGCCTCCGGGATGGCAATGCGACCTGGGCTGCCCAGGGAACGGTTGGCCGGTGACGGAGGTGCAGGGGCGGCCACATGGCGTTAGCAGGAAGGAAAACGGCAGGTGCAGTCTTGAGGCGGGCACAAGATGCCTGCCTCCAGGATGAGCTAGGATAGGGTCGCCGGTCTGCGGGTTGTGGATGCAGAGCGCGTGGCCCATGGACATAGGAAGGAAGGTCTCACCTGGAGAGGGGAGCAGTGGAGATGTGATCAGGGGCCACACAGGGCACGTTTGACAGGGGCACTGGCTTTGGACAACGGCCTGGACACGGATgtgagagaagaaggaaagaggcagCTGCCAAGACTGGAGCCGTGGCCTTGGCAAAGGCGAGAGTGGAGCTGCTGTCTGTTAGGGATGACCAAGGCCCTGGATGCAGCCAGGGAGCAATGCTGCTGTTCAGGCTGAGCAGACAGCGGCCGTGTACACCTGAGTTCAGGACAGGCCAGGCTGGGTGCCGAGCAGGTAACATGGGTTACCTGGGTGAGAAGCGCTGGGGCAGCAGGCAGGCGGGAGGCAGAGTGCACGGCCGGAGGAAACAGCAAGAAGGTGTGCCGAACCAGGATGCTAGAACTTCTAGGAagtgatttaattttaattttttttttttttttttttaagacagaatctcactctgttccccaggctggaatgcagtggcctgatctcggctcacttcaacctcctcctcccaagttcaagtgattctcctgtctcagccttcccaagcaactgggattgCAGACGCTCACCACccggcccagctaatttttctatttctagtagagatggggtttcccacgttgaccaggctggtctcaaactcctgacctcggccaggcgcggtggctcacgcctgtaatcccagcactttgggaggccgaggcaggtggatcacgaggtcaggagatcgagaccatcctggctaacacagtgaaaccccgtctctactaaaaatacaaaaaaattagccgagcatggtggcaggcccctgtagtcccagctactcgggaggctgaggcaggagaatggtgtgaacccaggaggcggaggttgcagtgaactgagatccggccactgcactccagcctgggcgacaaagttagagtccatctcaaacaacaacaacaacaaaaatctcctgattttaggtgatccgcccacctcagccttccaaagtgctgggattacaggtgtgagccactgcgcccagccatccTTCAGTGACATCTTTAACCCAGTGAGAAGGCTCCACCCCTCTCGTGGGCTTTAGTTCTCCCCACTGCATGGTGCAGCCGCTGGAGCTGCCACCTGAGCCTGCAGGTCACCCCACATGGTAATGTCACAGGCATCCTGCAAATGAGTGTGTAGTGACAGGCGGATATGACCCTCCAACCTTGACCCCACCAACCCCACCCGCCCCACCCCACGCCCAGGCCTGGTGTGCAAGAAGCAGGGCAGCCTCCTGGGGCCTCAGAGCCCCAAGTTTGGGTCTCTGCTGTCGTCTTCCAGCTGTGTAACCCCTAGACAAGGCACTTGCTTTTCCAAAGTCTCTGTTTCCCAATCTGTAAAATGCAGGAAAACGAGTCCCAACCTCCCAGGCTTCCCCTGTGTAACATGCTCAGGATGGTGCTCCCCACTCACTCGGTTTCCGTCCGTTTCTGCTTGTGCTGTCACTGGCATGGTCAGCCACTGACGGTTCAGGGGACTGTGCCGTTGTCGTCTTCTGTTGCAGTCAGTGACTCCCCATGGGCTGCGCACAATGCCTTCCCACATGCAGCTGCGTCTCTGCTCTTTGCTGCAGACGAACCTGGGCATCTTATGTTCTGCTCAGCATCACATGGGCgtttctgtggtattttatttggTATTTTCTTGGAGACAGCATGCTCTGTCCTACGTTAGTAACTTTTTGTCTGCCCCACACCGTCCTGCTTCCTCCTCATCAAGCATTCTTGATGGAAGGCCTGGCACTGGCAGAGCACTAGAAACTGGGCCCCCATCCATTAGAAGTTTAAACGCCAATTAGGGAGATGAGAAAAACATATTCATGGAAAAATCACAACATACTCTCTCCCACTCACACACTcagctgcacacacacacgcacagacacacatgcacattgacacatgcactcacacacacactcacacatgcactcacacacgctcactcacacatgcactcacacacacgcacactcacacatgcactcacgcacactcacacatgcactcacacacgcacactcacacatgcactcacacacgcacattcacacatgcactcatgcacattcacacacaccatGTTTCATTTCAAAGGAAGCGTCTAGGCAGTGGCTGCTTGGGTAACTGTAGAATTCCGAGCAGTTGCTTGCAGTGTGGGGACTATTCTGGGGCTTTGGAGCAGGGAGGGTGTCTAGTGAAAGCACCATTCTAGAAGTCATCTGAGAAGAGGCGTCCATGCATTCGGCATGAGGTTGAGCTCCGAGGCCTCATCACTGAGCTGCCATGGCCTATCCTACCCCATCTCTAACACCCCTCTGAGCCGGGGTGGGCATCTCTCAGAGATGGGATCTGATGCTCAGGGTCACGCAGCGAGACCAAAGCCAACTTGGAAGCCAGTTCCAGTGACTCAGTGACACCCAGTCTACATAGCTGGCTGGGGGAGGAGACAAGAGCCAGGGAAGCTGTGAAGAGCACCTCGGGGCCTGTATGGGCTCCAGGGGCCTGACAGACATAAGCAGTGAAGGGACTGGAGCCCATGCAGGAGGGCCTGAAGCAGCCTGGGCCGTGCCCACTCTGCCACCTCAGAGGTGGGatcctggcctcagtttccttgtcagTAAGATGGGAGCAACAGTGCCCGCTGTGCAGGGCAGCTATGGGAATGGATGCTTAGCAAAATGTTGCCACCCATAGTATGGGGCCTGACAGTCTGTCCCAAACTGGCAGCTAATGTTAGTACCAGCAGCAGGGGGTggcagagaaaatagaaatttgaggaaaaaaggaagaaaaaaataacttggcTGTTGTGTTGTGAACttggttgtttaaaaaattaattttggccaggcgtggtggctcatgcctgtaatcctagcactttgggaggccgaggtgggtggatcacttgaggtcaggagttcgaaaccagccaggccaacatggtaagtgaaaccccatctctactcaaaatacaaaaattagctgggtgtggtggtacgtgcctgttgtcctaactactcgggaagctgaggcaggagaatcaattgaacccaggaggtggaggttgcagtaagccaagatcgcaccactgtactccagcctgggagacagagtgaaactcggtctcaaaaaaaaaaaaaaaatcaattaatttaatAGACCGGGCGcgatggcttacacctataatctcaacactttcggaggccgaggtgggcagatcacctgaggttgggtgttcaagaccagcctagacaacatggtgaaaccccacgtctactaaaaatacaaaaattagctaggcctggtgctgggcacttgtggtcccagctactcgggaggctgaggcacgagaatcacttgaacccaggaggcagaggttgcggtgagccgagattgcgccactgtactccaccctggtgagattgcgccactgcactccagcctgggcaacagagggagactctgtctcaaaaataataataaattacacacctattaggatggctaccacttaaaaaaaaaaaaagtaacaagtgttgtgaaggatgtagagaaatggtAACCCTGTGCACTGTTAGTAGGGGTGTAAAATGGtgtaaccactatggaaaacaggatggaggctcctcaaaaaattaaacagaccTCCCCTATGATCCAGCATTCCTGCTTCTGGGTATACATAcagaagaattgaaagcagagtctcaaagagatatttgtacccCATGTTCAAAGCACTGCCGTTTGTCGTAGGCAAGAGGGGAGAGCAACCCAGATGTCCACTGACAGCTGAATGGAAACAAAATGTGTCCGtgcatacagtggaatattatttagccttaaaaaagaaggaagtcctGTCACCTgctgtaacatggatgaacctggaggacattaggcTAAGTTAAATAAAccatcacaaaaagataaatactactcatgcctgtaatcccagcactttgggaggctgaggggcggatcatgaggtcaggagatcaagaccatcctggctaacatagtgaaaccccgtctgtactaaaaatacaaaaaattagctaggcatggtggcacgtgcctgtagtcccagctactcaggaggctgaggcaggagacttgcttgaacgcgggaggtggatgttgcagtgagccaaaatcacgtcgctgcactccagcctgggcgaccgagcaagactccgtctcaaaaaaaagataaatatgattCCACTTCTGTGAGCTGTCTACAGCAGTCAAATTCCTGGAactagaaagtagaatggtggttgccattAGCTGCAGGGAGGGGCAGTGGGAATTTGTTTGAAGAGTACAGAGTTTCACATTTGCAAGATGAACAAGCTCTGGAGATCTGTTtcacaacaatgtaaatatacttaacactGCTGAACTATAAATAAGATTGATTACAATGGTAAATATTATGTTATGCTttttaccaaaattttaaaaaaaatcattttgaccATGAATAGATGATATAGATGAACCTCAAATACACCAAGATGAGCTATGCTCAAGACAAAAGTCACCATGTACGGGAATACCTGGGAGACACTGTGGGTTccgttccagaccactgcaataaaacaAGTTTCACAATACCCATGAAGTTTTTGGTGTCCCAGCACATAGAAAAGTTATGTTTCTGTAATGGTGTACCATAGTCTATTAAATgtgtctaaaaaacaatgtatataccttaatttgaaaatactttattgctaaaaaataatGCTAGCAACCCTGTGAACATTCAGCAAACCATAATTTTGCTGATGGAGGGTCTGGGCCTTGATGTTGATGTCTGCTGACTCATCAGGGTGGTGGTGATtaaaggttggggtggctgtggccaTTTCTTAAATTAAGACAGCCATGAAATTTGCTGCATCaattaactcttcctttcacaaaagatttctttGTAGCATGCAATGcaatttgatagcattttacccactgtagaatttctttcaaaattggagtcagtccccTCATACCCAGCCTCTGCTCTGACAACTGGGTTtgtggaatattctaaatcctttgttgtcgtctcaacagtgttcacagcatcttcaccaggagtagcttccatctcaaaaagctttctttgctcatccataccAAGCacctcctcatctgttcaagttttgtCTTGAGATTGCAGCAGTTCAGTCACATCGCCAAACTCcacttctagttctcttgctatttccaccacatctacAGTGGCTTCCTTCATTAAAGTTTTGAATCTCTCAAAGTCATATGTGAGAGTCGGAATCaccttcttccaaactcctgttaatgttggtattttcacttcctcccatgaatcacaaatgttctatTGGCATCTagaatggggaatcctttccagaaggtttcaATGGACTCCCTAGacccatcagaggaatcactatctatggcagcacTAGCCCTACAAAGTGTATATCTTAAGtaaaataagacttgaaagtcaaattgctccttgatccatgggctgcagaacaGATGCTGTATTTGCAGACAGGAgaacaacattcatctccttgcatatctccatcagagctctctGGTGACcaagtgcattgtcaatgagcagtaatattttgagatattaattttttttctgagcagtaggtctcaacagtgggcttaaaatattcagtaaaccatgctgtaaacagatgtgctttgttgttccatttctagaacacaggcagagtagatttagcatcattccTAAGAGCAATAGGATTTTTGGAATAGTAAGTGAACATTGGCTTCAACTAAAgttaccagctgcattagcctctgagaagagagtcagcctgtccctTGAAGGCAGGCATTGCCTTCTCTCTGGCTATGGAAGTCCTAgctggcatcttcttccaatagaagactGTTTCTTCTACATTGAAAATTTATTGTTACTGtaaccaccttcatcaatgatcttagctggATCTTCTGGAGAACtcgctgcagc
Protein-coding sequences here:
- the LOC105476518 gene encoding sodium-dependent phosphate transporter 2 isoform X2 encodes the protein MELVKIVASWFISPLLSGFMSGLLFVLIRIFILKKEDPVPNGLRALPVFYAATIAINVFSIMYTGAPVLGLVLPMWAIALISFGVALLFAFFVWLFVCPWMRRKITGKLQKEGALSRVSDESLSKVQEAESPVFKELPGAKANDDSTIPLTGAAGETSGTSEGTSAGSHPRAAYGRALSMTHGSVKSPVSNGTFGFDGHTRSDGHVYHTVHKDSGLYKDLLHKIHIDRGPEEKPAQESNYRLLRRNNSYTCYTAAICGLPVHATFRAADSSAPEDSEKLVGDTVSYSKKRLRYDSYSSYCNAVAEAEIEAEEGGVEMKLASELADPDQPREDPAEEEKEEKDAPEVHLLFHFLQVLTACFGSFAHGGNDVSNAIGPLVALWLIYKQGGVMQEAATPVWLLFYGGVGICTGLWVWGRRVIQTMGKDLTPITPSSGFTIELASAFTVVIASNIGLPVSTTHCKVGSVVAVGWIRSRKAVDWRLFRNIFVAWFVTVPVAGLFSAAVMALLMYGILPYV